The following coding sequences are from one Verrucosispora sp. WMMD573 window:
- a CDS encoding zf-HC2 domain-containing protein, which yields MNRCEFAYDDGAYVLGALSPADRVAYERHLVDCPACQQSVSEIAVLPGLLGRLDPASLEQFLPPPENPRVPELLDAARERRRRERQAGRLRYAVIGLAAAAFALVVGFGVATVLPGQGPNGPLAQVRMVQMQPVSGTVSLHAEIGLTGTNWGTEVTMHCGYDERAGYGKANAFRLVAHAGDGSQEQIGSWLAAPGDDLRITGATRFTNAELVRLELIRADGTPVLAYEVR from the coding sequence ATGAACCGTTGCGAGTTCGCGTACGACGACGGGGCGTACGTGCTGGGCGCGCTCTCCCCGGCCGACCGCGTGGCCTACGAACGGCATCTCGTCGACTGCCCGGCCTGCCAGCAGTCGGTTTCGGAGATCGCCGTGCTGCCCGGCCTGCTCGGTCGGTTGGACCCGGCCAGCCTCGAACAGTTCCTGCCGCCGCCGGAGAACCCCCGGGTGCCCGAGCTGCTCGACGCCGCGCGGGAGCGCCGACGCCGCGAGCGGCAGGCCGGGCGGCTGCGGTACGCGGTGATCGGGCTGGCCGCCGCCGCGTTCGCGCTGGTGGTCGGCTTCGGGGTGGCCACGGTGCTGCCCGGGCAGGGACCGAACGGGCCGCTGGCACAGGTTCGGATGGTGCAGATGCAACCGGTCTCCGGCACGGTGTCGCTGCACGCCGAGATCGGCCTGACCGGTACCAACTGGGGCACCGAGGTCACCATGCACTGTGGCTACGACGAGCGGGCCGGGTACGGCAAGGCGAACGCCTTCCGGCTGGTGGCGCACGCCGGGGACGGTTCGCAGGAGCAGATCGGTTCCTGGCTGGCCGCGCCCGGCGACGATCTGCGGATCACCGGGGCGACCCGCTTCACCAACGCCGAGCTGGTCCGGCTGGAACTGATCCGTGCCGACGGCACCCCCGTGCTCGCCTACGAGGTCCGCTGA
- the eccE gene encoding type VII secretion protein EccE, protein MAATLIAVPGRGLLATIATTLVAAALLTVTWCRVRRRWLHEWLVVGLGYLARRRLTSPHSGQAELLDLVDPHAVIRVVELGDGPAALLDDPGGLVALLEIGDPADLLGDGELSLPSPASLLPAETDQAPPVRVQLLLTGTPAPAVGAGGSAPAVSYRQLTDGQLAGRERAVLAVRVSRTRGWPEEALRHALAGTVRRIVRRLRPVTVRPMGEQPIRRVLAEFAHHDGRPLRESWQAVRCGGLLQTTFRLSRWPGGDAATLLPRLWELPATAVTVSLHTGTERPTAAGLLVRLAATTPTELSVAARQLRRTVAADGAAVERLDGGQLDGLAGTLPLALPGTPSPTGAGEPEREAPIGSEGLARELPIGAAGLMLGVNRRGHAVTIRLFRPESTRLMLVGGVPAAQLVVVRAVALGARVIVQTARPPAWEPLVRGVGWPGGPVRLTPPDRPVAGEPGTPLAPVLVVLDAPAPAGPRPGTAWHTTLLVRDVLTTADADALSRADLAVFQPLSPAEATVAGNALGLGDAAELLTRSRHDMVAVVNRRALRWALLACTAIEAQLIDARTLRRAG, encoded by the coding sequence GTGGCGGCGACGCTCATCGCCGTACCGGGCCGGGGCCTCCTGGCGACGATTGCCACGACACTGGTGGCCGCCGCGCTGCTCACCGTGACCTGGTGCCGGGTTCGCCGGCGCTGGTTGCACGAGTGGCTGGTCGTCGGCCTCGGCTACCTGGCCCGACGGCGGCTGACCAGCCCCCACTCCGGCCAGGCCGAGCTACTCGACCTGGTGGACCCGCACGCCGTGATCCGTGTCGTGGAGTTGGGCGATGGTCCGGCCGCCCTGCTGGACGATCCGGGCGGCCTGGTCGCCCTGCTGGAGATCGGCGATCCGGCCGACCTGCTCGGTGACGGCGAACTGTCACTACCGTCACCCGCATCGCTGCTCCCGGCCGAGACCGACCAGGCACCACCCGTACGCGTACAACTTCTCCTGACCGGCACGCCGGCACCGGCGGTCGGTGCCGGCGGCAGCGCGCCGGCCGTCTCCTACCGTCAGCTCACCGACGGGCAGCTGGCCGGCCGCGAGCGGGCCGTGCTGGCGGTGCGGGTGTCGCGGACGCGGGGCTGGCCGGAGGAGGCGCTGCGGCACGCCCTCGCGGGCACCGTTCGGCGCATCGTCCGGCGGCTCCGACCGGTGACCGTGCGGCCGATGGGCGAGCAGCCGATCCGGCGGGTGCTCGCCGAGTTCGCCCACCACGACGGACGTCCGCTGCGGGAGTCCTGGCAGGCGGTCCGCTGCGGCGGCCTGTTGCAGACCACCTTCCGGCTGAGCCGGTGGCCGGGCGGGGACGCGGCCACACTCTTGCCCCGGCTGTGGGAGCTGCCGGCGACCGCGGTCACGGTGTCGCTGCACACCGGGACGGAGCGGCCCACGGCCGCCGGGCTGCTCGTCCGGCTGGCCGCGACGACACCCACCGAGCTTTCGGTGGCGGCCCGGCAGTTACGGCGGACGGTGGCCGCCGACGGCGCGGCGGTGGAGCGACTCGACGGCGGGCAGTTGGACGGGCTCGCCGGAACGCTGCCGTTGGCTCTGCCCGGGACGCCGTCACCGACCGGTGCCGGAGAACCGGAGCGGGAGGCACCGATCGGTAGCGAGGGCCTGGCCCGGGAACTGCCGATCGGTGCCGCCGGGCTGATGCTCGGCGTCAACCGGCGCGGCCACGCCGTCACCATCCGGCTGTTCCGGCCGGAAAGCACCCGACTGATGCTCGTCGGCGGGGTACCCGCCGCCCAACTGGTCGTGGTGCGTGCGGTGGCACTCGGGGCCAGGGTGATCGTCCAGACCGCCCGGCCACCCGCCTGGGAGCCGCTCGTCCGGGGCGTCGGCTGGCCGGGCGGGCCGGTCCGGCTGACCCCACCGGACCGCCCGGTGGCGGGAGAACCCGGCACGCCACTGGCCCCGGTGCTCGTGGTGCTGGACGCGCCAGCGCCCGCCGGTCCCCGGCCGGGCACCGCCTGGCACACCACGCTGCTGGTCCGCGACGTGCTGACCACCGCCGACGCGGACGCGCTGAGCCGGGCCGACCTGGCAGTTTTCCAGCCGCTCAGCCCGGCGGAAGCCACCGTCGCCGGCAACGCGCTGGGGCTCGGCGACGCGGCGGAGTTGCTGACCCGGAGCCGGCACGACATGGTCGCCGTGGTCAACCGGCGCGCCCTGCGGTGGGCACTGCTCGCCTGCACCGCGATCGAGGCGCAGCTCATCGACGCCCGGACCCTCCGCCGGGCCGGATGA
- a CDS encoding IclR family transcriptional regulator C-terminal domain-containing protein — MRDPLAEPSDLIRSVSRALRVLESVGRAPRGLTVKQIARRCELTVATTYHLVRTLAYEGYVIRREDGTYIVGLEVADRYRELVAAFRGSPAIGESLRRVALETGWSHFLGRFVGGQVAITAVAEGNRSPYLEDLVPGFDEGAHATALGKALLATLTAEQRHRYLRDYGMRPFTSATLTTPEAFEADLSAGDRRGMQLELGQFRQGVACAAVLVSPDKDMERRTVLACALPASEMMTSARVVRTKLLTAARAIADGLAADN, encoded by the coding sequence GTGCGTGACCCCCTGGCGGAACCTTCGGACCTGATCCGAAGTGTCTCCCGCGCGCTTCGAGTGCTTGAGTCGGTCGGTCGTGCCCCGCGGGGCCTGACGGTCAAACAGATCGCCCGCCGCTGCGAGCTGACCGTGGCCACCACGTACCACCTGGTTCGTACCCTCGCGTACGAGGGATACGTGATTCGTCGGGAGGACGGCACGTACATCGTGGGCCTGGAGGTGGCCGACCGCTACCGGGAACTGGTCGCCGCTTTCCGTGGTTCACCGGCCATCGGCGAGAGCCTGCGCCGGGTGGCCCTGGAGACCGGCTGGAGTCACTTCCTGGGCCGGTTCGTGGGTGGCCAGGTGGCGATCACCGCAGTGGCGGAGGGCAACCGCTCGCCGTACCTGGAGGATCTGGTCCCCGGTTTCGACGAGGGGGCCCACGCGACCGCGCTCGGCAAGGCCCTGCTGGCCACGCTCACCGCCGAGCAGCGCCACCGCTACCTGCGTGATTACGGCATGCGTCCGTTCACCAGCGCCACCCTCACCACCCCGGAGGCGTTCGAGGCCGACCTGTCCGCGGGGGACCGACGCGGGATGCAGTTGGAGCTGGGTCAGTTCCGGCAGGGCGTGGCCTGCGCCGCCGTGCTGGTGAGCCCGGACAAGGACATGGAGCGGCGGACGGTGCTGGCCTGCGCACTGCCCGCCAGCGAGATGATGACCTCCGCCCGGGTGGTGCGGACCAAACTGCTCACCGCCGCGCGCGCCATCGCCGACGGCCTGGCCGCCGACAACTGA
- a CDS encoding polyprenyl synthetase family protein: protein MVGGVVIRGGEGSGVTGSGGRRSRSGAAQFGALGLHLADPRTEESVLGVLAAVEAELLASIASADPFVTEAARHLVEAGGKRFRPLLVALGAQFGDPTRAEVVSAAVVVELTHLATLYHDDVMDEASVRRGAPSANSRWTNSVAILVGDYLFARAADVAAELGPEAVRLQARTFARLVHGQIAETIGPRAGDDPVAHYLRVIAEKTGSLIATSVHFGAQFSGAAPEQVAALAGYGETIGVAFQLSDDLLDIASESTESGKTPGTDLREGVPTLPVLYALASDDADAASVRLREILATGPLTDDALHAEALGLLRESPALKRARETVRSFAEDARAHLAPLPPGPARRALESLCDHIADRTS, encoded by the coding sequence ATGGTTGGAGGCGTGGTGATTAGGGGTGGCGAGGGTTCAGGCGTCACCGGCTCCGGTGGTCGCCGGAGCCGGTCCGGCGCGGCTCAGTTCGGCGCGCTCGGCCTTCACCTCGCCGATCCGCGCACCGAGGAGTCCGTGCTCGGCGTGTTGGCGGCGGTCGAGGCGGAGCTGCTGGCGAGCATCGCCAGCGCCGACCCGTTCGTCACCGAGGCGGCCCGGCACCTGGTGGAGGCCGGCGGTAAGCGGTTCCGGCCGCTGCTGGTGGCCCTGGGTGCCCAGTTCGGCGATCCGACCCGCGCCGAGGTCGTCTCGGCGGCCGTGGTGGTGGAGCTGACCCACCTGGCCACGCTCTACCACGACGACGTGATGGACGAGGCGTCGGTGCGTCGGGGCGCACCCAGCGCCAACTCCCGATGGACCAACTCGGTGGCCATCCTGGTCGGCGACTACCTCTTCGCCCGGGCCGCGGACGTCGCGGCCGAGCTGGGCCCCGAGGCGGTACGTCTCCAGGCGCGGACCTTCGCCCGGCTGGTGCACGGGCAGATCGCCGAGACCATCGGCCCACGGGCCGGTGACGATCCGGTGGCGCACTACCTGCGGGTGATCGCCGAGAAGACCGGTTCCCTGATCGCCACGAGCGTGCATTTCGGCGCCCAGTTCAGCGGGGCCGCCCCGGAGCAGGTGGCGGCGCTGGCCGGGTACGGCGAGACCATCGGGGTGGCCTTCCAGCTCTCCGACGACCTGCTCGACATCGCCAGCGAGTCGACCGAGTCGGGCAAGACGCCCGGTACCGACCTGCGGGAGGGCGTGCCCACCCTGCCGGTGCTCTACGCCCTCGCCTCCGACGACGCCGACGCCGCCTCCGTGCGCCTGCGGGAGATCCTGGCCACCGGTCCACTTACCGACGACGCCCTGCACGCCGAGGCGCTCGGCCTGCTCCGGGAGAGCCCGGCGCTCAAGCGGGCCCGCGAAACCGTCCGCAGCTTCGCCGAGGACGCCCGCGCCCACCTCGCACCCCTTCCACCCGGCCCGGCCCGCCGCGCCCTCGAATCCCTCTGCGACCACATCGCCGACCGCACCAGCTAA
- the rarD gene encoding EamA family transporter RarD, which translates to MTSLRLGYLYGLGAYLLWGFFPLYFKLLRPAGPLEILAHRVVWSVAFVALLLVALRNVGFLRSLLRRPRTLAGIGAAATLIAVNWFTYIYGVNSDRVVETALGYFINPLVVVLLGVLVLRERLRPAQWLALGVGALAVAVLTVDYGRLPYLALILAFTFGGYSLVKKRLGLPAAEGLFVESAVLSLPALGYLGWLAATGDAAFGHVSAGHTALLVLAGALTAIPLLLFAGAANRLPLTSLGMLQYVAPILQLGCGILIFHEPMPPARLAGFALVWLALIVFTADAVRQARHARRLRLGGTVPPTAAVATGR; encoded by the coding sequence GTGACGTCGCTCCGCCTCGGATACCTCTACGGACTCGGTGCGTACCTGCTGTGGGGGTTCTTTCCGCTCTACTTCAAGCTGCTGCGCCCGGCCGGTCCGCTGGAGATCCTGGCCCACCGGGTGGTGTGGTCCGTCGCCTTCGTCGCCCTGCTGCTCGTCGCGCTACGCAATGTCGGTTTCCTGCGATCCCTGCTGCGTCGGCCCCGGACGCTCGCGGGGATCGGCGCCGCCGCCACGCTGATCGCGGTCAACTGGTTCACCTACATCTACGGCGTCAACTCCGACCGGGTGGTGGAAACCGCCCTCGGCTACTTCATCAACCCGCTGGTGGTGGTCCTGCTCGGGGTGCTGGTGCTACGCGAGCGGCTACGCCCGGCGCAGTGGCTGGCCCTCGGCGTCGGCGCCCTGGCCGTGGCCGTGCTCACCGTCGACTACGGCCGGCTGCCGTACCTCGCGCTGATCCTGGCGTTCACCTTCGGCGGGTACAGCCTGGTGAAGAAGCGCCTGGGCCTGCCCGCGGCGGAGGGCCTGTTCGTCGAGTCGGCGGTGCTGTCGCTGCCCGCGTTGGGCTACCTCGGCTGGCTCGCCGCCACCGGTGACGCCGCGTTCGGTCACGTCTCGGCCGGGCACACGGCCCTGCTGGTGCTCGCCGGAGCGCTGACCGCCATCCCGCTGCTGCTCTTCGCCGGTGCCGCCAACCGGCTGCCACTGACCTCCCTCGGCATGCTCCAGTACGTGGCGCCGATCCTCCAGCTCGGCTGCGGCATACTGATCTTCCACGAGCCGATGCCGCCGGCCCGGCTGGCCGGCTTCGCCCTCGTCTGGCTCGCCCTGATCGTCTTCACCGCCGACGCCGTACGCCAGGCGCGGCACGCCCGCCGCCTGCGCCTGGGCGGCACCGTGCCACCCACGGCGGCGGTCGCCACCGGCCGCTGA
- a CDS encoding PhoX family phosphatase, translating into MSDRPRLLPLLGTPRHGSRDAMTCLYRCGNACDHPVPNTSDNAYFGDVVNAEVSRRGVVRAGAVGALVLGFSGAAAGALAGAAPAAAAPVPPVPPAGQPAAAGRRPGSGALSFKPIPPNTLDTFVVPNGYDHAVVIRWGDPVVPGAPEFNLRRQTAAAQAKQFGYNNDFVGVLPLDKRGKRALLVVNHEYTNEDLMFPGFTSQDALSVEQVKVAMAAHGMSVVEIERVAGTGQWQVVDSGRRPYNRRVDALSSKFELTGPAAGSSFVKTAADPKGRTVIGTLNNCAGGVTPWGTVLSGEENFNQYFVGGDAAPESEKARLARYGISTTARYPSGSRKWDRAAERFDLAKHPNEANRHGWVVEIDPFDPESRPRKHTALGRFKHEGANVIVARSGHVVAYMGDDERFDYLYKFVSDKKFMKGDSWVARKHNLTLLESGTLYVAKLDQTSAEEIDGSGALPSDGAFNGRGRWIKLVSGNRSYVDGMTAAEVLTFTRFAGDKVGATKMDRPEDVEPSLLTGKVYVALTNNSNRGVGSNPAPDEANPRTANRHGQILELVEDRGDNTSDTFTWSLPIVCGDPADPSTYFAGYDKTKVSPISCPDNVAFDATGNLWISTDGNALGSNDGLFATATEGPERGHLKQFLTVPTGAETCGPFITEDSRSVFVAVQHPGEITGATVDNPASTWPDGDYAKPGVVVTWRLDGGPVGS; encoded by the coding sequence ATGAGCGACCGTCCCCGGCTGCTCCCGCTGCTGGGCACCCCCCGCCACGGCAGCCGCGACGCCATGACCTGCCTTTACCGCTGCGGCAACGCCTGTGACCACCCGGTACCCAACACCTCCGACAACGCGTACTTCGGTGACGTGGTGAACGCCGAGGTCAGCCGCCGCGGTGTGGTCCGCGCCGGAGCGGTCGGCGCTTTGGTGCTCGGTTTCAGCGGCGCTGCGGCCGGCGCGCTGGCCGGCGCGGCCCCCGCCGCTGCCGCCCCGGTTCCGCCGGTGCCCCCGGCCGGTCAGCCGGCGGCGGCCGGCCGTCGCCCGGGCAGCGGTGCCCTGAGCTTCAAGCCGATCCCGCCGAACACCCTCGACACGTTCGTCGTGCCGAACGGCTACGACCACGCCGTGGTCATCCGCTGGGGCGACCCGGTGGTGCCCGGTGCGCCGGAGTTCAACCTGCGCCGGCAGACCGCCGCCGCGCAGGCCAAGCAGTTCGGCTACAACAACGACTTCGTCGGCGTGCTGCCGCTGGACAAGCGGGGCAAGCGGGCGCTGCTCGTGGTCAACCACGAGTACACCAACGAGGACCTGATGTTCCCCGGCTTCACCAGCCAGGACGCGCTAAGCGTCGAGCAGGTGAAGGTGGCGATGGCCGCACACGGGATGTCCGTGGTGGAGATCGAGCGGGTCGCCGGCACCGGCCAGTGGCAGGTCGTCGACTCCGGCCGCCGGCCGTACAACCGCCGCGTCGACGCACTGAGCAGCAAGTTCGAGCTGACCGGCCCGGCCGCCGGCTCGTCGTTCGTGAAGACGGCCGCCGACCCGAAGGGTCGTACGGTCATCGGCACACTCAACAACTGCGCCGGCGGCGTGACCCCCTGGGGCACCGTGCTCTCCGGTGAGGAGAACTTCAACCAGTACTTCGTCGGCGGCGACGCGGCACCGGAGTCGGAGAAGGCCCGGCTGGCCCGGTACGGGATCAGCACCACCGCCCGCTACCCGAGCGGCAGCCGCAAGTGGGACCGGGCCGCCGAGCGCTTCGACCTCGCCAAGCACCCCAACGAGGCCAACCGGCACGGCTGGGTCGTGGAGATCGACCCGTTCGACCCGGAGAGCCGTCCGCGCAAGCACACCGCGCTCGGCCGGTTCAAGCACGAGGGCGCGAACGTCATCGTCGCGCGCAGCGGGCACGTGGTCGCCTACATGGGCGACGACGAGCGCTTCGACTACCTCTACAAGTTCGTCTCGGACAAGAAGTTCATGAAGGGTGACTCCTGGGTCGCCCGCAAGCACAACCTGACGCTGCTGGAGTCCGGCACCCTGTACGTCGCCAAGCTCGACCAGACCAGCGCCGAGGAGATCGACGGCTCAGGCGCCCTGCCCAGCGACGGCGCCTTCAACGGCCGGGGCCGCTGGATCAAGCTGGTCAGCGGCAACCGTTCCTACGTGGACGGGATGACCGCCGCCGAGGTGTTGACCTTCACCCGATTCGCCGGTGACAAGGTCGGCGCGACCAAGATGGACCGTCCGGAGGACGTCGAGCCGAGCCTGCTCACCGGCAAGGTGTACGTGGCGCTCACCAACAACTCCAACCGTGGGGTCGGCAGCAACCCGGCGCCGGACGAGGCCAACCCGCGTACCGCGAACCGGCACGGGCAGATCCTGGAACTGGTCGAGGACCGGGGGGACAACACCTCCGACACGTTCACGTGGTCGCTGCCGATCGTCTGCGGCGACCCGGCGGACCCGTCGACCTACTTCGCCGGGTACGACAAGACCAAGGTCTCGCCGATCTCCTGCCCGGACAATGTGGCGTTCGACGCCACCGGCAACCTCTGGATCTCCACCGACGGTAACGCGCTGGGTAGCAACGACGGCCTCTTCGCCACCGCGACCGAAGGGCCGGAGCGCGGCCACCTGAAGCAGTTCCTGACCGTCCCGACGGGTGCGGAGACCTGCGGTCCGTTCATCACCGAGGACAGCCGCTCGGTCTTCGTGGCCGTGCAGCACCCGGGGGAGATCACCGGCGCCACGGTCGACAACCCGGCCTCCACGTGGCCGGACGGCGACTACGCCAAGCCGGGCGTGGTCGTGACCTGGCGGCTGGACGGCGGACCGGTCGGTAGCTGA
- a CDS encoding phage holin family protein: MGFLKGLLIRVGATAVAFWLATLLIPGISLDTESVSETILTLILVAVIFGVVNGVLQPIIKTVGCGFYLLTLGLIALVVNGLLFLLTGWIADQAGLPFDVDGFWPAAVLGALFVGVVTWILGAILDRD; this comes from the coding sequence ATGGGTTTTCTGAAAGGTCTACTGATCCGGGTCGGCGCCACGGCGGTGGCCTTCTGGCTGGCCACGCTGCTCATCCCCGGCATCTCACTCGACACCGAATCGGTCTCCGAGACGATCCTGACCCTGATCCTCGTCGCGGTCATCTTCGGGGTCGTCAACGGGGTGCTCCAGCCGATCATCAAGACCGTCGGCTGTGGTTTCTACCTGCTCACCCTCGGCCTGATCGCACTTGTGGTCAACGGTCTGCTCTTCCTGCTCACCGGCTGGATCGCGGATCAGGCCGGGCTGCCGTTCGACGTCGACGGCTTCTGGCCGGCCGCGGTGCTGGGGGCGCTCTTCGTCGGCGTCGTCACCTGGATCCTCGGCGCCATCCTCGACCGCGACTGA
- a CDS encoding MFS transporter — MARIAPARTSEAAARPVRASAVAVTVTIVCVLPVFLVGGLAVQMREELGFSPAGLGLVVAVYFGVGTLASVPSGALVERWGAAVVARAGIVVSAGALLAVAVVARSYPVLVGLLAVAGTANALGQLSSNALLARHVPPRRQGLSFGVKQAAIPVSTLLAGVAVPTLALTVGWRWAFVAAAGAALAVLPAVPAQRAQAARRRTKRTGGANPGLVLVGVAATLAAGAANALGTFVVDASVDRGLGPGMAGLTLTLGSAVCVAARIGVGWLADRRTGGHIAVIAGLLVAGAVGLGLLAVAGPGPLVVGVVLGFGLGWSWPGLMNFAVVQLHPQAPAAATSITQTGVYAGGCLGPLALGPLAATAGYPAMWLTAAAAMLAAATLMLTATPLLSTPTRTATKTF, encoded by the coding sequence ATGGCCCGCATCGCCCCTGCACGCACCTCGGAAGCCGCCGCACGACCCGTACGGGCCAGTGCGGTCGCGGTCACCGTCACGATCGTCTGTGTCCTGCCGGTCTTCCTGGTCGGCGGGCTCGCCGTGCAGATGCGGGAGGAGCTGGGCTTCTCCCCCGCCGGTCTGGGACTCGTCGTGGCGGTCTACTTCGGCGTCGGCACCCTCGCCTCGGTGCCGTCCGGTGCGCTGGTCGAGCGGTGGGGTGCCGCCGTGGTGGCCCGGGCCGGCATCGTGGTGTCCGCCGGCGCCCTGCTGGCCGTGGCGGTGGTTGCCCGGTCGTACCCGGTGCTGGTCGGTCTGCTCGCCGTGGCCGGCACCGCGAACGCGCTCGGTCAACTGTCCAGCAACGCGCTGCTCGCCCGGCACGTCCCGCCCCGACGGCAAGGGCTGTCGTTCGGCGTCAAGCAGGCAGCCATCCCGGTTTCCACGCTGCTGGCCGGAGTCGCGGTACCCACCCTCGCGCTGACCGTCGGTTGGCGATGGGCCTTCGTGGCGGCAGCCGGTGCCGCGCTGGCCGTGTTGCCGGCGGTACCCGCGCAGCGCGCCCAGGCCGCGCGGCGGCGCACCAAGCGGACCGGCGGCGCGAACCCGGGCCTGGTACTCGTCGGGGTGGCCGCGACGCTGGCGGCGGGTGCGGCGAACGCGCTCGGCACCTTCGTGGTCGACGCCTCGGTCGACCGGGGGCTCGGGCCGGGCATGGCCGGGCTCACCCTGACCCTCGGCAGCGCGGTCTGCGTCGCGGCCCGGATCGGGGTCGGCTGGCTGGCCGATCGACGCACCGGTGGACACATCGCGGTGATCGCCGGTCTGCTGGTGGCCGGTGCCGTGGGGCTGGGCCTGCTTGCGGTGGCCGGCCCCGGGCCGCTGGTGGTCGGCGTGGTGCTCGGCTTCGGTCTGGGCTGGTCCTGGCCCGGGCTAATGAACTTCGCGGTGGTCCAACTGCACCCGCAGGCACCGGCCGCAGCCACCTCGATCACCCAAACCGGGGTGTACGCGGGCGGCTGTCTCGGCCCGCTCGCCCTGGGCCCGCTCGCCGCCACAGCCGGCTACCCGGCCATGTGGCTCACCGCAGCCGCCGCCATGCTCGCCGCCGCCACCCTCATGCTCACCGCCACCCCGCTCCTCTCCACCCCCACGCGTACGGCGACCAAGACTTTTTGA
- a CDS encoding sigma-70 family RNA polymerase sigma factor gives MTISDHDAHLLRALHDEHAEALYAHALRLVNGDRQRAEDLVQETLLRAWRHPESLDPRRGSVRAWLFTTARNLAIDAWRRRSTRVGEVYTDELPEPPEVVDETERAVEAWTVAEALNRLSPSHRDVLVECFYQGRSVSEAASRLGVPPGTVKSRTHYALRSLRLVLAEMGVTG, from the coding sequence ATGACCATCAGCGACCACGACGCCCACCTGCTGCGCGCCCTGCATGACGAGCATGCCGAGGCGCTGTACGCGCACGCGTTGCGGCTGGTCAACGGCGACCGGCAGCGCGCCGAGGACCTGGTGCAGGAGACGCTGCTGCGGGCCTGGCGGCATCCGGAGTCGCTAGACCCTCGGCGCGGTTCGGTACGTGCCTGGCTCTTCACCACCGCGCGCAACCTCGCGATCGACGCCTGGCGACGGCGGTCCACCCGGGTCGGCGAGGTCTACACCGACGAGCTTCCCGAGCCGCCGGAGGTCGTAGACGAAACCGAGCGGGCCGTCGAGGCGTGGACGGTCGCGGAGGCGCTCAACCGGCTCAGTCCCTCGCACCGTGATGTCCTGGTGGAGTGCTTCTACCAGGGACGATCGGTTTCCGAGGCGGCCTCCCGGCTGGGCGTGCCGCCGGGCACGGTGAAGTCCCGCACCCATTACGCGCTGCGCTCCCTACGGCTGGTCCTGGCCGAGATGGGGGTGACCGGATGA
- a CDS encoding WXG100 family type VII secretion target: MSQTQAEAAVMQQTAAKFEQTDQSLQSMLSGLLVQLEILQQAWRGAGGRSFEQVKRKWAEDQAGLQQALRETAGAIRAAGTRYDASDAEAAVRVAATNRGGIQLPL, encoded by the coding sequence GTGTCCCAGACCCAGGCAGAGGCCGCGGTGATGCAGCAGACCGCGGCGAAGTTCGAGCAGACCGACCAGTCGTTGCAGTCGATGCTCAGTGGACTGCTGGTCCAGTTGGAGATCCTCCAGCAGGCCTGGCGCGGGGCTGGTGGCCGGTCGTTCGAGCAGGTCAAACGGAAGTGGGCGGAGGACCAGGCCGGGTTGCAGCAGGCCCTGCGAGAGACGGCGGGGGCGATCCGCGCCGCCGGCACGCGGTACGACGCGTCGGACGCCGAGGCGGCCGTCCGGGTGGCCGCCACCAACCGCGGCGGCATCCAACTGCCGCTCTAG
- a CDS encoding WXG100 family type VII secretion target, whose protein sequence is MEHGVLVVNFAALQQASADIQRALNTLDAQLGQLERDAAPLVASWSGAAQQAYEQRQARWRNASQDLQVMLRDIKLAVDESAADYLDTEKRNTNLFQ, encoded by the coding sequence ATGGAGCACGGTGTGCTGGTCGTCAACTTCGCCGCGCTGCAACAGGCCAGCGCGGACATCCAACGGGCGCTGAACACACTGGACGCCCAACTCGGCCAGTTGGAGCGCGACGCGGCGCCGCTGGTCGCCAGCTGGTCCGGCGCGGCCCAGCAGGCCTACGAGCAGCGGCAGGCACGGTGGCGCAACGCCTCGCAGGATCTCCAGGTGATGCTGCGCGACATCAAGCTCGCGGTGGACGAGTCCGCTGCCGACTATCTCGACACCGAGAAGCGGAACACCAACCTCTTCCAGTGA